The following DNA comes from Castanea sativa cultivar Marrone di Chiusa Pesio chromosome 10, ASM4071231v1.
TGATTACAAGTAGAGTACCATCTCCATGATTAGGAAAATGAGGTCcaataaggaaaataaatggacATGATAAATAAAAACCTGGGAATCATAAATTGACACTAAACAATAACATCCATTCAAACTTGTTGGCAATCATCCATATCTTTTGGCATTAAGAAGTACCAAATTGCAAatacaataaagaaaatataaatgacaaaaaaaaaaaaaaaaaccttgggaGATCCATAGtagaacataaaataaataaaattccaacATGTCTACAAAATGAACTTATTTCATGATTAGCCACGACTTCCTTTCTTTCCATTCTCACTTTCTCCCCATAATGATGGTGGTGCATCAATTGATTCCTGACTGCCAAGTATGTTGAATGTCTCCCTATACCTTGCAGTTTGACTAGCAGCCATCAAAGTTTCTTTGGTTATAGAAGAGTTTCCTTTCCATGAAGGTGGTGGACCCCATATTTCTAGAAGTGGTACGTTGCTGACCCAAGGCTTTATTTTGCCCCAAGGTGTATCAATTGCTTTTCTCCTATGCTTCTTCAGCTTATGTAGCTAGTGTAAACATTGAAAAGCCAGAAAATTTATTCAATGAACAAATCAAACACTCAAGCAATAACAATGAAAACAGCACAATACAAAACTACCACTTTCAAAGAACGTAATcgaaccttctttttttttctcaataccCAACGAATTGAACAGATATTTTATATCATGAAAGACAATTTTGTGATGAAATTATGGAGTAGAGAAATGGGTATAGGGAATTGTGGAGGAAGAGTCAGGGGTTTCGGAAtgttttattgttgtttggatTACTCAGTGTGAGATAGAGGCACGAACCTGAAGCCACTGGAATAGAGAAGGCGCCACTGGAAGGAAGGAGAAAGCGCCGCCGGAAGGGAGGAGAAGAGATTTTGGATTTTAGGGAGAGTGTTTTACATGGACTGTGACTGCCCCTGTTTAATGAAATAACAAAATTCTGAATCAAATTAAAAGTTGAAAACACATTACATTCCTCTATTTCTCAGCAACCAACCAGAGAATTATAGTAAACAAGCATCAAAACCCACAACCCATCAAATACCCATTCACAGATAGCATAACAACAAAGCACAGCAAACACAAGGAGGAAAAAAGCAAGAATAACAAGATATGCAAGAATAAAACTTGTTCTCATCGACGAAGTGGGTCAGCTGGTGGGTCGGTGACGTTGAGCATCAGTGTGCCAGTGACATTGAGGATCGAGTTGGGCCGGCGGCAGTGAGACAGAGGTGAGAGTTTTAGGGAGTGAATTTGAGAGTGAGTTTGAGGGAGTGGTCTTCAGAGGTTTGCACGGTTGGAgaataaaagaatagaaaaaaaaaaaaaaacacaaatattattttaaacagatggagaataaaaaaatgaaatttttttttaagctctcAGCTACAATGCACAGCCATATATACCTGTGCATGGTAGCAATGAaggtaaaaattttacctttaaCTCCACTATTGTAACACTCTTTTTTATATGTAGTGGTGCTAAAGCATAGTCATATATagctgtgcactgtagcaatgaaggtaaaaattttatctttagctCTACTATTGCAACTCTTTTTTATATGTAGTGGTGCTAAAATTAGTTGTTTAGCACCACTATTGCTAGTGCTTTTATGCTCTAATCAATCTTTCCAATGGATTTGTGTCTCACCaaattaataattagaaaaataactAATTCATAAATTATTAAAGCTTCCATAAAAAccataacaacaataaataccTTATATTTTGCCTTTGACAGTTATAAACCAGTATTGTAGTTCTAAGGATGCAATTTCTTATTTGTAGAGATTGAATACAATTCCACAACAAAGAACTTTCATATTCAATTTAATTCCTAATAATCAAGTAAGGAAAGAGGAAggtttataaaaacaaaaaaacctcaGAAATTCTTAAGAGTTATGAGTCATATCAAGAACCAGACAACATAaatcacaaaaaacaaaaacaaaaaaaatctatatgttTTGTTCTAGTAGCTCAACTATTGCATTGACAATGTTATTAAAACACCACATTGTAAGCATTCACAACACCAAACACAACTGTAACagatataaaatactcaaaactgttttttttaatctcatttCAAGCACTAAAGGGAGATTCGAGAGGGATATAGCaagaaaaacttcaaaaaagaaaaaaagataaaccTGATCAGTTGGGATACTCACTCTTTAGTGCATAAGCATAACAATCAAACTCAGCTGTGAATGGTTAGAGAGAAAAAGCATTTTTTGCAAAAACCAGTCCTAATTAACCAACCATACTGCaacaatagtaaaaaaaataattagtaaaatGGCTGGCTGTAATTATGCAGAATCAATTCAAGCATCAGAAGCTTAAACCAGTAGAGTTAGCcaccggaaaaaaaaaaaatcacaatcgCAATTGCAGCAGTATAAGTACTTATATGTAGTGCTTCAAAAAATGCAGGAAATTTGTGAAATGTTAAATCGTATAAACAGACATAGCAAAATCTCctagatttaaaaaaagtttggacgatctaattaaataattatttgaatttcatatttaatttaaaaaaagggggaaactGTAATTTACATCAATTCATTATTGATTagatcaattttgtaactataATCAACATTTCTTGGACTCCTCAAAATCAACCAGACAAGCATGGAAAATTAACTTATAGCAAGTGATAACAGAGCCAAAAACTCCTGTTTAatgtaaattataataaatttagatatcCTCTGCCTCGAGACAGTCAAATTCTACCATTGGATTGATGTGACAGTGATCCTTCCTGCAAATTCAAAGCTCCTTATAATACAAGTTCAGACAACAAAGGAATGAGATGTGGCATATTGGGTTTTGGCATACAAGTTTAGACAATTTTAACAAATGgtttaaaaatttaatcaagGGAATCAAcacaaaatacccaaaaattcCAGCCAATTACTACAAAAAGAGTCCCATAAATCCCTGTGAAACATACCTTATAACACAAATTAGTACTTTGCCCCACTTTAGGCATCTTCACTAGAAAAAAGGGGCCATAGAATGGATCAATTAGAaggaaaacataaaagaaaagtaGCAGGATCTACCAAAAAACAACCAGGacaaacaacataaacaaactTCAAGCAATTAAACAGAACAACTGTTTGCTCATCAAATATGCATGCAAAAAGCCATGTTTCATCCCACTTTATTGTTTGGAGAAGGTGCCAATTGGTCATGGTTTCTACACTAGGACAAATGAAAGTCGCTGAAAGTAAGCAATAGAAGAGAAACAGCTGCATAGAATAAAGAAGGGATCATTTACAGGAATAACACCATCTGCAATCTGCAGCTTGCACAACTTGGTAGCAGTAATCCTTAGTGTCTCAGCTGCCTgcacaaaacaaacttttaatagattaaaattaaattaacaacAGGCAGAAAATCCAAAGAGTGAATGCTGTATAAACCTGTGGAGCAGCTTTTGGAACTCTTCCACAAGATTGCCACGCATGCTTCTGGACTGAACCATGACAAGAATAGagccaaaacaaaagaaacagaTGAGAACATAGGCATTTAACATATTAAAACAATTTGCAGAAACTGAGTTAGGAAGGACTTGTATCCATAAcgggaaagaaaaagagaaaattgcaTCACATAATCCAAAGCATGGGTGTGTGGCCACATAAAACTAAAgatgaaactattttttttataaggcagGACCATTAAACAACAGAAACATTACTTCATTTAGCAAAAACAGCTCTTTGCCTATCTCAAATTGAGAATCAAAATGGAGAACTATGCTAGCAACTTCTAATGCTTATAAGGAGACTCAGCTCATTTTACAAAAGACTATATTATCAATAGCAAACGGATATATTCAGCAGCCCCACAAGCAATTATTACAGATGACACTTTCTGAATCTAAGTACATTTTTGTACGGCATTAATCCATAGTAATTACTTTTAATTTAAGGTAAAGGTATGCCATGAGAACTTGGaagtcatcatttaaatgtcaaattGCCCATAtctacaatcaaaattttaactCAGATGGAAGGTCTTATTCTCGTTACCCACATACTCAAATGGTGAATTTTCCAGCACCACAGGAAGTTTTACAAGTTTATAATGCATCAATATGATGCATTGACACCATGCCATAACTACACCGAGTTAATACTATTTCAGGTCAGACATAAACatcttatcaaaaagaaaaaagaatgcagGCTTTGTATTTATTGGAACAGAACAATAACAAATATAAGGGAAAAAGCTAAAGGTGCtgagaaaatttcaaatatctaCCACATACATGTGACTTCTTTGCAAAGAGCCATCCAAGAATTGACTATTTCTGttagttcaatttttatattatccAATGTTGAACCAACAATGAAGGGAAGAAAATGACATACAGCTCTCCCCAGTAGGAGCCCTTTTCTCTCTCAGCAATCAGCATGGTCTGAGCGTCCTCCCTCCCTTCTTTATCTTAAGGGCTAATTTCCTCGGCCTACTCAGCTCATCTCTTTGgataaattttctttcaaaaacttCTTAGCTAAATTGTAACCAGAAGGAAGGGACCCATTCAGATTTTGTTAGAGAGCTTTTTAATCCAGTTGAGGATGTCGTGGCAACAGTGGGCCGTGCACCGGCCCAACAAAGCCCAAGGCAGAAATAGAGGTAAATAAAAACAATAGGCTTAAGTAAAGGCAATCGGAAGAAATTAGCAAGGGTGAGGGGAAAAGCCCAAGATGTGGATATGAGTGCACAAGCCCATGAGGTTGGATAAAAAGAGCGGGTAATATGGAGGCCTTACTAGAAGCTGAAGGCATAGCTAAAAAACGTCTAtgtgaaataaaagattgcgGAGGAAACCATGGAGATTTTGGAGCGGCGGTAACTGCCTTGCAGCACCGCCGAGCTGAGAGCAATGAATCTTTTAGCATGGAACTGCTGAGGACTTGGGAACCTTTGGACAGTTTAAGTTTTGCGCGAATATGCGTAAAGATGGAATCCCAAAATAATATTCTTATATGAAACAAAGTTAAAAAGAGAAGTATGgaaaaggagaaggagaaggagaaggcaGGATTCAGAAATGGTCTCATTGACCCCCGTATGGgcagaagggggggggggggggtggggtcTAGTGTTGCTGTGGAAGAAGGATATTTTGGTGGAGATACAGGGCTACTCGAATCATTATATTGATGCAATTGTCACTGACCCGGGCACATGTTTTAAATGGCGTATCACTGGCTTTTATGGGCACTCGGAAACTCACAGAAGAAAGGAGTCTTGGGACATGCTTAGGGAGCTGAATAGAAGGTTCTCTCTCCCATGGTTGTGTTTTGGAGACTTTAGTGAAATTTTAACTATGGGGGAAAAGATGGGGGGAGCCTGACGGCATCAAAAGCAAATGGAGGATTTTTGTGATGTAATAAATAAGTGTGGTTTCAAAGATCTAGGATATTATGGTCCTGACTTGACATGGTGTAATATGCGAGAAGGCAAGGAAAGGATTTACCTTAGGTTGGAAAGACCACTAGCCACATCAGAGTGGATTGATCAGTATGGTAATATGAGAGTTCACCATCTTGTGGACTCTGTCTCTGATCACTGCGCTTTGTTGGTCACGGCGCTTTGAAGCGATGTGGACAAAAAGAGAAGAATGCAAGAGCATCATCAATGAAGTTTGGGAGATTGGGGTAGATTTAAATACTCCAAATGGTATTGCTGTAAGGCTAAAGCAGTGCGCTGATAAATTGACAAGGTGGAACAAGACAACCTTTGGACAAGTCCCAAGACaaatttagaataaaagaaaCGCCCTCTGCGAGATGGTGTTTAGGGACAGGGATGGAAGCTTGGGAAGAGAAATAAACAAGTTGAGGAAGGAGATTAATGACCTTCAGGATTGTGAAGAGATATTGTGGCAACAACGAGCCAAAGTTCAATGGCTGACATTGGGAGATCGTAACACCAAATTTTTTCACTCAAAAGCcttgaaaagaagaaagaagaacacCATTAATAGAATTTTGGATGAGAGTGGAGTTTGGTGTGAAACAGAGGACAATATTGCGAAGGTAGCTGCAAATTATTTTGAAAGGCTTTATACTACGTCCCAGGCCAGCAACATGACGATGATTACTGATACAATCCAATCCAGAGTCACCACGGAAATGAACCACGACCTGATCAGTGAATTTACCAGAGAGGAAGTGGAATTGGCTCTGAAGCAGTTGCATCCAACAAAAGTCTCGGGTCCGACGGTATGTCAGctatcttttttcaaaaatattgggATGTTGTAGGCAATGATATTTCTAGCATGATCTTGAATGCCCTAAACTCTAACATGTCCCTAGCTGAAATAAACAAAACCAACATCACTCTGATCCCTAAAACAAAATGCCCAACCAAAATGTCAGAGTTTAGGCCGATAAGCCTATGCAACGTCATTTATAAACTAGTGTCAAAAGTTCTTGCTAATAGACTCAAGAAAATACATCCCCACATCTAGGGGCGGACCTAGACATTTTAGAGCCTAAGGCAAAAATTAAAAGTGGGGTCTTTTTATacctatatattaattaaattaatgtttatttaatatttttatattataatatatttcatttaaaatatatttttcttaccttttgacactacaaaaaaaaggttctatagccacgtttttaaaacgtgccTACAGGTcagaaaaacgtggctataggacgatttggtctatagccacgtttttttaggccgcgtttttacCCATGGCCTAAAATGCGTAACTATAGCCTAGAGGGGTCTATGGCCACGTTTTTATAGCCGTGGCTATAGGCCGGGACCAATGGCCACGTTTTTATAGCCGTGGCTATAGGACATACTCTAGCCATGGTTTGAAAACCGCGGCTATAGGGGCaatctatagccacgtttaaaacgtggctataggtcaaATGTTAATTGCCTGGAAGAAAGATTAGCCGCGTtcaaaacgcggccatagttgTGAGCttaagccgcgtttttaaaaacgcggcttcagcccaTTACTATGGCCCCATTttaaaaatgcagctatagcCTTGTTTATTTTGGCTCTCTCTTTGGCCATGAATCTTCAACCCCATTCTTTTCCAGCATGAAAGACACATAAGTcacataatttataaaatgaaattgatttAAGCAAAGTCACATAGGATTGTGAACTATATCATTGTCTCCATTGACTTAAAATTATCTAACATATATTCTAAGTCTATAACTGAATAAATTTTGTGTAATCCAACCTAGCCAAAGAAAAAGTACAAACACAGATTAAATACCAATTCAGAATGCATATATGGATAATACACTGATACACAGCCACCACACCAATTCTTTACTGTAAAGACTCAAACTAAGATTGCACAAGGTTCAAAATCTAGGCAAATATGGGTCAAAATTACAATTTGATAAGCACCCAGATAACTTTTAATGGAGAAGAGACTAGTAGGAATAATAAGTACAAGAATGGTGACAGAGACATGAAAGGGTGACCAACAAAGTAAGAGCACCTGACCAATTAAGATGTCCAAGAAACCCATTAACCAAAGTTGGAAAAGCAAGTGAAAGGGAGGAATAATAGGAAACCAATGAAATTGGAGGACTTGGAAAGAATGTTTCCACAAGGAGTTATTCTTTCCGATCATCCAATTCTGAAGAATTTCCATAACCCACTCTCCCGTTCACTCTTGCTCCATTATTCTGACCCTCTCCTCTTATCCACAAAAGAAGCAACTACAGTACTTATCCACAAACTACATGAAAGAAAGAGATGATCAACAAAaagcacccccccccccccgaatGCACACGCCCAAAAAATAAAGGACCTAAACCTTGCAGATCTTCAACTAGGCAAGCCAAgactaataaaattttaccGTCAATTATGAAAAGAAATACACCTAAGATATTCAAGGCTGAGGAAGTGCACTCTTCACATTTCTACATATCAACCACAatatggaataaaaaaattaacaacttattttttataagtaaaaattcAATAACTCTTGCATTGCATGACCCTAATGCTAGAAAGACAAAAGTTGTTAACTTTCATGATTGTTAGAAGGACACAACACACGCACGCAAACAAAGAGCTGCAAAGGAATTGTTTACTGACCTATTTCAAAATAGTAGTCGCTTTTGTCATATCCATGAGGGTCAAATACATCTTTACTAAAGCAAGACCCTATTTGATCAATATCTTGATACATCACTGCATGCACCAGGAAGTCAGGGTTCCTGTAATCCTTCCTATAAGGCGTACCTCTGCATTGAAGCTTTTTCCACCTTTCTTGTAATCAAGaaacttatttattttcctttgcaATTACatgatagaaaagaaaaggataatAAGAGTAAATAAAATGTCTTATATCTAATAGCAATAGCAGCATACTTGTAATTTTAGTACTTTATTAATCCAAAATTAGCATAGAAcagaaattttaattaagtatTAAGCACAAATGCCTAAGGGGCCTAGATGGATGAGAAACTAATTGAGATGGGTTCAATTATAGCTTAACTTATTGAAGATCGGTTCAGACTTAAAAATGAGTACTGAGGCTGTAAACCCTTTAGATGATGATATTGCAGAAACTGACACTATAAGCACAGATCAAAAGGGATGCAGAGGTCTTGATTTTTGCTTAAATATATTAAGGTTCTCTCAAGCCAATCCTCAATCAACATTCTAATGTAAAAAAATCTCACAATCAAAGCAATAAGCCAATACCCATTGGTGAATTTCATTTGAAGGTGTCAAATTCAAAAGTTCACCTATTTTCTAGGCAGCACATGGCCCTGTTTCAGCTCTAGTGACCATATAGgaccttttttttgtagtgaactTATATAAATAAGTGAAGGAGCTGAGAGCTATTTGGATTGCTGGACTGTGGGCAGTTAACCTATTCATTAGATCATCCTATCAATTACttcatctttaaaataaaaaataaaaaaggagaagtTTCATTGTGAGGCTAAATTTTATTCAAGTTTGAGATAATAAAAAGTGTTTCCAACCTCAAACCCTCTAAATAATTTACATACTGAACTGGCCAACcctattaaattttagaaatctaTCACAAACCATTccatttatatttgaaaaatctaaatCCATACCAAACCTCTCATTTATCTTACTATAAGTTGGGTCAAATTTGTCAAATGGGTCAAATTGGAGGTAGTGGTATAAAATCCTAgggtttttattatatatatatatatatatatatttcttgagAGTAAAAGAGAGGAACACCTACTTTGTTGCATAATATTTATAATCAaaacaatttaataatttaaatgcATCAACGCATTTGAGTACCTAAGGTGATCTAAACCCTTCCCAAACCTTAACATGTAAAAAGTTGAATCAAAATCCACCataaacccattaaaaaaattcaaacctttACTATTCCTTCTCATCAtgtaaaaaaactcaaaacttaatCCAATATTATCACCACTAAAAATGTAGGAGCCCAAAATGCAATTAGCACTAAGGCACAATAAATCATCATTCACATCAATAATGCTAAAAAGCCAATTTAACAACCAACACATAAAAATACCTACTAcatcaaaacctaaaaaatagctcaaacctaaaaaatattaataaaattttacctttttttgtgtgttgagAATCGAATAATATGAACAATCTAAACGAGTGACCCGGTCCCAAGGGAAAAACTTTCctcttttctaattttctttggaCACCCTCGATGGAGACAGATTCGAAATTTGGGAGATTTAGAGCAGAAGGGAAATATGACCCACTAAAATGCTTGGGACAGCATCAAGTAGGTCAAGGCTTGGTTGACACCATGGTCATGATTATGTAGCCTCATGGGGGAATGTAGTCATAGCTCTAACTTAATTTGACTAGTCTAATATAAATCACAATTCCagttaaagaataaaatagatACGTTGTAGCCTACACTATTCTATATAATCTTCTATTATTTGGAGACTTATCCAAACTCAACTACTTTTTTTTGGCCTAACATTGACAGCTTAACTTTATAAAATGTAAAACTTTATATCATAATCTTCTAATTTATCAGTTTCAGCTCCTCGTTTTAGCCACAATTAGTAtctttaatataaataaggcGTCATTGACTTGACCTTCGACATCATTAAtctaattttcttattaatttgatAGTGATTTGACTTTAATTTAAGCAAgtaatttgttttaattatattcGTAGGGACCCACAATAATGCATGCTCCTAACCTGGCCACTAACTTCACAGAATATATGATTACATGTGATATAGatgctaaaataaataaattctccCAAAAAGAGAACCCATAAGAACTTGGTATCACTCAGTGGCCACTACTTATTACTAGAattctacttatcaaaaaaaaacttattactagAATTCTGTCTAAGCCATCTTCAAATCTGTAGAATTCCATATCTATACTTCTAAAGAGCAACAATGATTATTActagaagtattatttgcaacTCAACTAGAAGATCAACCAGATAGAAGAAATTTATCTTCCTCAAACAACATGATAGATTGTTGACTAATGACTATGGATTAATGAAATTAAACATAATACACCACCCACTATATAAGGAAGTACTTACATCTGTGCCGCTCATTTGGAAAGGGAAACTGCATCCCTGACATAGCAGGAAAAACTACACAatgaaaaaaaccaaaagaagttTCGATTAGTGGCATCCCAAGCTTAGAactcaaaaccaaaatcaaaatgtcATAACCTTCCAATTAATACCAgaaatttttggtgtaagcacCCCATCCCCAATTACCATACAAGTCCCAATCTAAGCCAGAACAAGCAGTAACCTTTGCAACACTCTGTACTTCTCCAATGTCAACTTCAATCTCCACCCAATATTCCTCTTATTGGACTCAATTACAAACAACCTTTATGTTTTTTTCAAGTAGTTCAATTACATTCAACTAATGGACAATTAGACAATGTACAAAAAAATCTATGCAACAAATCAGTTAAATAGGCAGCAAAATTAAACttgcctttaatttttttcGTATGCTTTCTCACACTATTGTAAACTCAAGGTGTCCTTGGGACTGCAAAATCAATACAAGAATAAGCTACTTAATACAAGTTGGATGTTAGCTAGTCACACGCAATTGAAATTACATCCATCATTGACAATGATATAAACATCCCTTCAAATGAACAACCAATAAGTTTAAAGTAATTAAATATTCACCTAGAAAGCAAGTCCAGATCTACTTGAAGATCTAGAGTTGTTGATCTACCTCTACCACGGGTTCCAGCCAAAGCCTCACTATTAATGCTAAGACATTTTCTATGAAATAGTTGCTCTGGCTATTCACAAATTTGATATAagttaaactaaaataaaagagGGAGAGGGGGAGGGAGCTTAATACTGAGTATAATTTAATGAACTTTTGATGTAGGACTGGCGAAGACAAAATTAGTTTAATTTCATTGGTTCATTGGATTTTTTCATGGTAATATATATGTGCATTATTATACTCCAACGGAGACAAGTTTATAATGAGTAACATTTCTATTGGAATTATTTCAATGCCTTCGTGTTGATTCCTAGATTTCTGCCCCCACTTGGTGCTAACTCCAAACAACCCTAGGTGCTGAtttctagattttatttttatttttcagttctAATTGATTCACTGAATCAATGTTTTTGCATTAGAGCACTCACTGTTCTGCATCAGTTTTGGTATCAAAGCGTACCTTGTTCCACAtaattttacccttaaaaatgTTCCAAATGGACaatcatataaattaaaactactatttttatgcttttttttttttttttttttttacagagaATGAAATCGATATTAAACATCCCAAGAAGGATAGGAAATGAAGTCTAATGTTGGGCATCAAGTCCAAGGAATTTGAAAGTGAAATGATTGTCAAGTATCACCCAGTTATGGGAACAAGCAATGTAGCTGGTAGCTGaacagaaaaatgaaaattctataaataaaaaatagttccATTTACATATAAAAGCTACCATACATATATTAATGCATTTCATTTACACCAAAATTATCCATTAATTGGAAGGGAACTATGAAAGCTTCCAAACATCAAACCAATCAAATTCATCTACTATATCTATATACGTTTCATTAGAAtgcttttatctttttaattgtttggtttgcaaaatgagaaaattttagGACTTTACCTTACATACAACATTATTTCTTGCATCAAAGAAAGGTTTGTTGGTGCAGCTACACATCGTCCAAGAACTTTAaccttattagaacacacaagTGGAACAACACATTTTGCCCACTCCATAGGAAGCCGACcaatctaaaaatttaatataaaaaaaaaattaaaaattgaaacacatTACTCTGTAACTCAAATAAACATAAACCAAAAACTCCAAACAAAACAGTAAACCAGATAGTAGAA
Coding sequences within:
- the LOC142612996 gene encoding uncharacterized protein LOC142612996 isoform X4; translated protein: MWKKLQCRGTPYRKDYRNPDFLVHAVMYQDIDQIGSCFSKDVFDPHGYDKSDYYFEIVQKHAWQSCGRVPKAAPQAAETLRITATKLCKLQIADGVIPGQSQSM
- the LOC142612996 gene encoding uncharacterized protein LOC142612996 isoform X3 encodes the protein MWKKLQCRGTPYRKDYRNPDFLVHAVMYQDIDQIGSCFSKDVFDPHGYDKSDYYFEIVQKHAWQSCGRVPKAAPQAAETLRITATKLCKLQIADGVIPYGWLIRTGFCKKCFFSLTIHS
- the LOC142612996 gene encoding uncharacterized protein LOC142612996 isoform X1; translation: MWKKLQCRGTPYRKDYRNPDFLVHAVMYQDIDQIGSCFSKDVFDPHGYDKSDYYFEIVQKHAWQSCGRVPKAAPQAAETLRITATKLCKLQIADGVIPLHKLKKHRRKAIDTPWGKIKPWVSNVPLLEIWGPPPSWKGNSSITKETLMAASQTARYRETFNILGSQESIDAPPSLWGESENGKKGSRG
- the LOC142612996 gene encoding uncharacterized protein LOC142612996 isoform X2; the encoded protein is MYQDIDQIGSCFSKDVFDPHGYDKSDYYFEIVQKHAWQSCGRVPKAAPQAAETLRITATKLCKLQIADGVIPLHKLKKHRRKAIDTPWGKIKPWVSNVPLLEIWGPPPSWKGNSSITKETLMAASQTARYRETFNILGSQESIDAPPSLWGESENGKKGSRG